A part of Thermotoga petrophila RKU-1 genomic DNA contains:
- the rplL gene encoding 50S ribosomal protein L7/L12: MTIDEIIEAIEKLTVSELAELVKKLEDKFGVTAAAPVAVAAAPVAGAAAGAAQEEKTEFDVVLKSFGQNKIQVIKVVREITGLGLKEAKDLVEKAGSPDAIIKSGVPKQEAEDIKKKLEEAGAEVELK, from the coding sequence ATGACGATTGATGAAATCATCGAAGCGATTGAGAAACTCACGGTTTCAGAGCTTGCAGAACTCGTGAAGAAGCTCGAAGACAAATTTGGAGTGACTGCTGCAGCACCTGTGGCCGTTGCTGCCGCTCCAGTTGCCGGAGCCGCTGCCGGTGCCGCTCAGGAAGAGAAAACAGAATTTGACGTTGTTTTGAAGAGCTTCGGTCAGAACAAGATTCAGGTCATCAAGGTTGTCAGAGAGATCACCGGACTCGGTCTCAAGGAAGCCAAAGATCTCGTTGAAAAAGCCGGTTCACCCGACGCAATCATTAAGAGCGGTGTTCCCAAACAGGAAGCAGAAGATATCAAGAAAAAGCTTGAAGAAGCCGGTGCTGAGGTAGAACTGAAGTAA
- the rplJ gene encoding 50S ribosomal protein L10, with protein MLTRQQKELIVEEMSEIFKKTSLILFADFLGFTVADLTELRSKLREKYGDGARFRVVKNTLLNLALKNAEYEGYEEFLKGPTAVLYVTEGDPVEAVKIVYNFYKDKKADLSRLKGGFLEGKKFTAEEVENIAKLPSKEELYAMLVGRVKAPITGLVFVLSGILRNLVYVLNAIKEKKSE; from the coding sequence TTGCTGACCAGGCAACAAAAAGAACTCATAGTTGAAGAAATGAGTGAAATATTCAAAAAAACATCGCTGATACTCTTTGCCGATTTCCTGGGTTTCACGGTGGCTGATCTCACCGAACTTCGCTCCAAATTGAGAGAAAAGTACGGAGATGGAGCAAGGTTCAGGGTTGTGAAAAATACTCTCTTGAATCTTGCGCTCAAGAACGCTGAATACGAAGGCTACGAAGAATTTCTCAAAGGACCTACAGCTGTACTCTACGTCACGGAAGGAGATCCTGTGGAGGCTGTCAAGATAGTTTACAACTTTTACAAAGATAAAAAGGCTGATCTTTCGAGGCTCAAGGGTGGTTTCCTCGAAGGAAAGAAATTCACGGCAGAAGAAGTGGAAAACATCGCAAAACTCCCATCCAAAGAAGAGCTCTACGCTATGCTCGTTGGTCGTGTGAAAGCTCCTATTACCGGTCTTGTGTTTGTTCTGAGTGGTATTTTGAGGAATCTCGTGTATGTGCTCAATGCCATTAAAGAGAAAAAATCCGAATGA
- the rplA gene encoding 50S ribosomal protein L1: MPKHSKRYLEARKFVDRTKYYDLDEAIELVKKTATAKFDETIELHIQTGIDYRKPEQHIRGTVVLPHGTGKEVRVLVFAKGEAAKEALEAGADYVGAEDLVEKIEKEGFLDFDVAIATPDMMRVIGRLGKILGPRGLMPSPKSGTVTQEVAEAVKEFKKGRIEVRTDKTGNIHIPVGKRSFDNEKLKENIISAVRQIMQMKPAGVKGQFIKKAVLSSTMGPGIKLNLQSLLKE; encoded by the coding sequence ATGCCGAAGCACTCCAAGAGGTATCTTGAAGCAAGGAAGTTCGTAGACAGAACGAAATACTACGATCTCGATGAGGCCATAGAACTTGTTAAAAAAACTGCCACAGCGAAGTTCGATGAAACGATAGAACTCCACATTCAAACTGGAATAGACTACAGGAAACCTGAGCAGCACATCAGAGGAACTGTTGTCCTTCCACACGGAACGGGTAAGGAAGTCAGGGTTCTGGTGTTTGCCAAAGGAGAAGCGGCGAAAGAGGCATTGGAAGCGGGTGCAGATTACGTAGGGGCTGAGGATCTGGTAGAAAAAATAGAAAAGGAAGGTTTTCTCGATTTCGATGTTGCAATAGCCACGCCCGATATGATGAGAGTAATTGGAAGACTCGGAAAGATCTTGGGACCAAGAGGTTTGATGCCGTCGCCCAAATCAGGAACGGTAACTCAGGAAGTAGCGGAAGCGGTTAAAGAATTCAAAAAAGGAAGAATAGAGGTCAGAACGGACAAAACTGGGAACATTCACATACCCGTTGGTAAAAGGAGTTTTGACAACGAAAAATTGAAGGAAAACATAATTTCAGCTGTAAGACAGATCATGCAGATGAAACCCGCAGGTGTGAAAGGACAGTTCATTAAAAAAGCGGTTTTGTCTTCTACAATGGGACCCGGTATAAAGTTGAATCTTCAGAGCCTGTTGAAAGAGTAA
- the rplK gene encoding 50S ribosomal protein L11 — protein MAKKVTAQIKLQLPAGKATPAPPVGPALGQHGVNIMEFCKRFNAETADKAGMILPVVITVYEDKSFTFIIKTPPASFLLMKAAGLEKGSSEPKRKIVGKVTRKQIEEIARTKMPDLNANSLEAAMKIIEGTAKSMGIEVVD, from the coding sequence ATGGCGAAGAAAGTAACGGCTCAGATTAAATTGCAGTTGCCCGCCGGGAAAGCCACACCGGCGCCACCTGTTGGACCTGCTTTGGGTCAGCACGGCGTAAACATCATGGAATTTTGTAAAAGGTTCAATGCCGAAACAGCGGATAAAGCAGGCATGATTCTTCCTGTTGTTATAACGGTGTACGAAGATAAGTCGTTCACCTTTATCATCAAAACACCTCCGGCTTCCTTCCTTCTCATGAAAGCGGCAGGTTTGGAGAAAGGTTCTTCCGAACCAAAGAGAAAGATTGTTGGAAAGGTTACCAGAAAACAGATCGAAGAGATAGCGAGAACAAAGATGCCGGACTTGAACGCAAACAGTTTGGAAGCGGCCATGAAGATCATTGAAGGAACCGCTAAGAGCATGGGAATAGAAGTGGTGGACTGA
- the nusG gene encoding transcription termination/antitermination protein NusG: protein MKKNWYIVLTMSGYEERVKENIEKKIEATGIKNLVGRIVIPEEVVLDATSPSERLILSPKAKLHVNNGKDVNKGDLIAEEPPIYARRSGVVVDVKNVRKIVVETIDRKYTKTYYIPESAGIEPGLRVGAKVKQGLPLSKNEEYICELDGKIVEIERMKKVVVQTPDGEQDVYYIPLDVFDRDRIKKGKEVKQGEMLAEARKFFARISGRVEVVDYLTRKEIRIYKTKRRKLFPGYVFVEMIMNDEAYNFVRSVPYVMGFVSSGGQPVPVKDREMRPILRLAGLEEYEEKKKPVKVEIGFKVGDMVKIISGPFEDFAGVIKEIDPERQELKVNVTIFGRETPVVLHVSEVEKIE from the coding sequence ATGAAGAAAAACTGGTACATAGTGCTCACCATGTCTGGTTACGAAGAAAGAGTTAAAGAAAATATCGAAAAGAAAATCGAAGCCACCGGGATAAAGAATCTGGTGGGCCGTATTGTTATTCCTGAAGAGGTAGTTCTGGACGCCACCAGTCCTTCCGAGAGGCTCATACTTTCTCCGAAGGCCAAATTACACGTGAACAATGGAAAAGATGTTAACAAGGGAGATTTGATAGCTGAAGAGCCCCCTATTTATGCTCGAAGAAGCGGTGTGGTTGTTGACGTGAAGAACGTCAGAAAGATCGTCGTGGAAACCATCGATAGGAAGTATACGAAGACGTATTACATTCCTGAATCCGCGGGGATCGAGCCGGGTTTGAGGGTTGGAGCAAAAGTGAAGCAGGGACTGCCGCTTTCAAAAAATGAAGAGTACATCTGTGAGCTGGATGGAAAGATCGTTGAAATAGAACGAATGAAAAAAGTGGTCGTTCAGACACCTGATGGTGAGCAGGATGTTTATTACATTCCTCTGGATGTTTTTGACAGGGATAGAATAAAAAAAGGAAAAGAAGTGAAACAGGGTGAAATGTTGGCAGAAGCCAGGAAATTTTTCGCCAGGATTTCAGGAAGAGTTGAGGTGGTGGATTATTTAACAAGAAAAGAGATCAGAATTTACAAGACGAAAAGAAGAAAACTCTTCCCTGGTTACGTATTCGTGGAAATGATCATGAACGATGAAGCCTACAACTTCGTTCGTTCCGTGCCATACGTTATGGGGTTTGTCAGTTCGGGAGGACAACCCGTTCCCGTAAAAGACAGAGAAATGAGACCTATTTTGAGACTTGCGGGGCTCGAAGAGTACGAAGAGAAGAAGAAGCCTGTGAAAGTCGAGATCGGTTTCAAGGTTGGAGACATGGTGAAGATAATAAGCGGTCCTTTCGAGGACTTTGCGGGTGTCATAAAAGAAATCGATCCGGAGAGACAGGAATTGAAGGTAAACGTGACCATATTCGGGCGGGAAACTCCTGTTGTGCTTCACGTTTCTGAAGTGGAGAAAATCGAGTGA
- the secE gene encoding preprotein translocase subunit SecE — translation MEKLRKFFREVIAEAKKISWPSRKELLTSFGVVLVILAVTSVYFFVLDFIFSGVVSAIFKALGIG, via the coding sequence ATGGAGAAACTCCGAAAGTTCTTCAGGGAAGTCATCGCCGAAGCAAAGAAAATTTCCTGGCCCTCCCGAAAGGAGTTGCTCACTTCTTTTGGTGTTGTTCTCGTGATACTCGCTGTTACAAGCGTTTATTTTTTTGTGCTTGATTTCATCTTTTCAGGAGTTGTGAGTGCGATTTTCAAAGCGCTGGGAATAGGATAA
- the rpmG gene encoding 50S ribosomal protein L33 gives MRVKVALKCSQCGNKNYYTTRNKDKRAKLELRKYCPKCNAHTIHTETKA, from the coding sequence ATGCGAGTGAAAGTGGCTCTGAAATGTTCTCAGTGCGGTAACAAGAACTACTACACCACAAGGAACAAGGACAAAAGAGCAAAGCTCGAACTGAGAAAGTACTGTCCAAAGTGCAACGCCCACACGATTCATACCGAAACGAAAGCGTAA
- the thyX gene encoding FAD-dependent thymidylate synthase, with product MKIDILDKGFVELVDVMGNDLSAVRAARVSFDMGLKDEERDRHLIEYLMKHGHETPFEHIVFTFHVKAPIFVARQWFRHRIASYNELSGRYSKLSYEFYIPSPERLEGYKTTIPPEQVTEKISEIVDKAYRTYLELIESGVPREVARIVLPLNLYTRFFWTVNARSLMNFLNLRADSHAQWEIQQYALAIARIFKEKCPWTFEAFLKYAYKGDILKEVQV from the coding sequence ATGAAGATCGATATCTTGGACAAAGGATTCGTTGAACTTGTGGATGTGATGGGAAACGACCTCTCCGCTGTACGGGCTGCCCGCGTTTCTTTCGATATGGGTTTGAAAGACGAAGAAAGGGATAGACATCTCATCGAATACCTCATGAAACATGGTCACGAGACACCTTTCGAACACATTGTCTTCACTTTCCACGTGAAAGCTCCCATATTCGTGGCGAGGCAGTGGTTCAGACACAGGATCGCATCCTACAACGAATTGAGCGGCAGATACTCGAAGCTCTCCTACGAATTTTATATCCCCTCTCCCGAACGCCTGGAAGGGTACAAAACGACCATCCCTCCCGAACAGGTGACGGAGAAGATCTCAGAAATAGTCGATAAAGCGTATCGAACGTATCTGGAGTTGATAGAAAGCGGTGTTCCTCGAGAAGTGGCAAGGATAGTGCTCCCTTTGAATCTGTACACGAGGTTTTTCTGGACTGTGAATGCAAGAAGTCTCATGAACTTTTTGAACCTGAGGGCAGATTCTCACGCTCAGTGGGAAATTCAACAGTACGCTCTGGCAATCGCGAGAATTTTCAAAGAGAAGTGTCCCTGGACTTTTGAGGCATTTCTCAAGTATGCTTATAAAGGAGATATCCTGAAGGAGGTACAGGTATGA
- a CDS encoding BamA/OMP85 family outer membrane protein, protein MKKELVLLLILLTVSAMAIYISEVDFKGLNTLNSEFIVQKVGKLFGEVSSDEIQEYLKKVFDLGYFSSLTPSLEPADVGYRLVVSLEENPVVKDWKLEIEGPGLVDKKELKELVKIEKGMPLNVNLLKETFETMRNKYQEAGYFLVEINGNFEDGTYKIVVKEYALWDIVFNGEVDGLDIVSILSKAKIKTLRDFYSSSPLVRFFTMSKKDFYPKYSDINNLISVINSYPFFSKETTVNFKKTTVKDIEEKNVVIMVVNVVQRRLFEGEKAFKEILFHGNTIFTDQELLKASGLSPDQTYTNAQVLLAMNRIVDFYEKNNFPYAWVEAKVEDDSLVFDIYEKYVRSVKIEGLKKTKPYVVENLVTIKEGEPLNKEEIMLTYSYLQNSRYFDSVNIYPQLSPSATQVDVVIDLKEAEKTRNFIGGIGWTMPKEGDWWQGFSGMVQLSAVNTFGYGESFSVNLNLGFTERSVEGSMKLPVKFEVPMNLELGIGYTDYTTSSGTDTISLKGLISSLPYKGHSFGIGPIYEKTLVDGSKGTLAILTRYRYNTKNSAILPTEGYYLSLDLTRAGLFGLDDQKYWKGILSGEAYYPIFESLFWSFKGTGGMVRNEIGTELLEVSGPYAVRGYNYFETEKMFKLSADLNWILQKENVPVVTGLFVDYGGIEENGNMNTLSSAGVKLDLVVPLLGSVEVGGAYRFNEKDWQFYFFMGSW, encoded by the coding sequence ATGAAGAAAGAACTGGTTCTTCTGCTGATTCTGCTGACTGTTTCCGCGATGGCAATTTACATCTCGGAAGTCGATTTCAAGGGATTGAACACACTCAATTCCGAATTCATAGTTCAAAAAGTCGGAAAACTCTTCGGAGAGGTATCATCCGATGAAATTCAGGAGTATCTGAAAAAAGTCTTCGACCTTGGATATTTCTCCTCTCTAACACCCTCTCTGGAACCAGCTGATGTGGGTTACAGACTTGTCGTCTCACTGGAGGAAAATCCAGTTGTCAAAGATTGGAAACTGGAAATAGAGGGCCCTGGTCTGGTGGACAAAAAAGAACTCAAAGAGCTCGTTAAAATCGAGAAAGGCATGCCGTTGAACGTGAACCTTTTGAAAGAAACGTTCGAAACTATGAGAAACAAGTATCAGGAAGCAGGATACTTTCTTGTAGAGATAAACGGAAACTTTGAGGACGGTACTTATAAAATCGTTGTGAAAGAATACGCTCTATGGGACATCGTTTTCAACGGAGAAGTGGATGGGCTGGATATCGTTTCCATCCTTTCGAAAGCGAAGATAAAAACCCTGAGAGACTTCTATTCTTCCTCTCCACTGGTGAGGTTTTTCACCATGAGCAAGAAAGATTTCTATCCAAAGTACTCCGATATAAACAACCTCATCTCAGTTATAAACTCCTACCCGTTCTTCTCGAAAGAAACAACGGTTAATTTCAAGAAAACCACAGTGAAGGATATCGAAGAAAAGAATGTCGTGATCATGGTGGTCAATGTAGTACAGAGAAGACTGTTTGAAGGAGAGAAAGCTTTCAAAGAGATCCTATTCCACGGTAACACGATCTTCACGGATCAGGAGCTTTTGAAAGCGTCCGGGTTGTCTCCAGATCAGACCTACACGAATGCTCAGGTGCTTCTCGCGATGAACAGAATAGTTGATTTTTACGAGAAGAACAATTTCCCGTACGCATGGGTGGAAGCAAAGGTAGAAGACGACAGCCTCGTGTTCGATATCTACGAGAAATACGTTCGCTCCGTTAAAATCGAAGGACTCAAGAAAACAAAACCCTACGTGGTGGAGAACCTGGTCACCATAAAAGAAGGAGAACCTCTGAACAAAGAAGAGATCATGCTCACCTACTCTTATCTGCAGAACAGCAGGTACTTCGATTCTGTGAACATATATCCACAGCTTTCTCCAAGCGCAACTCAGGTGGATGTCGTAATAGATCTCAAAGAAGCGGAAAAAACGAGGAATTTCATCGGTGGAATTGGATGGACCATGCCGAAAGAAGGCGATTGGTGGCAGGGCTTCAGCGGAATGGTTCAGCTCTCCGCAGTGAACACTTTCGGATACGGAGAGTCCTTCTCAGTGAATCTCAACCTCGGTTTCACCGAAAGAAGCGTTGAAGGAAGCATGAAACTCCCTGTCAAATTCGAAGTTCCAATGAACCTTGAACTGGGAATTGGATACACAGATTACACCACCTCCAGCGGCACCGATACGATCAGCCTCAAAGGCTTGATCTCTTCTCTTCCGTACAAGGGACATTCCTTCGGTATCGGACCCATCTACGAAAAAACATTGGTCGACGGAAGCAAGGGAACTCTCGCAATCCTCACGAGATACAGATACAACACCAAGAACTCCGCAATCCTTCCAACCGAAGGGTACTACCTCTCGCTCGACCTGACACGCGCGGGTCTTTTCGGGCTGGACGATCAAAAGTACTGGAAGGGCATCCTCTCGGGAGAAGCGTACTACCCGATCTTTGAAAGTCTCTTCTGGAGCTTCAAAGGTACAGGCGGAATGGTCCGCAACGAGATTGGAACGGAACTTTTGGAAGTGTCTGGTCCTTATGCGGTGCGTGGTTACAACTACTTCGAGACTGAAAAGATGTTCAAACTCTCAGCCGATCTGAACTGGATTCTTCAGAAAGAAAACGTACCCGTCGTCACCGGACTGTTTGTTGACTACGGCGGAATAGAAGAGAACGGAAATATGAACACTCTCTCCTCAGCAGGAGTGAAACTCGATCTCGTCGTTCCCCTTCTTGGGAGCGTGGAAGTTGGCGGTGCCTACAGATTCAACGAGAAAGACTGGCAGTTCTACTTCTTCATGGGAAGCTGGTGA
- the purK gene encoding 5-(carboxyamino)imidazole ribonucleotide synthase produces MKKIGIIGGGQLGKMMTLEAKKMGFYVIVLDPTPRSPAGQVADEQIVAGFFDSKRIEDLVKGSDVTTYDLEHINVQTLKKLYDEGYRIHPSPYTLEIIQDKFIQKEFLKKNGIPVPRYKPVKDLESDVREFGFPVVQKARKGGYDGRGVFIIKNEKDLENAIKGETYLEEFVEIEKELAVMVARNEKGETACYPVVEMYFDEDANICDTVIAPARIEEKHSKIAREIATSVVEALEGVGIFGIEMFLTKQGEILVNEIAPRPHNSGHYTIEACVTSQFEQHIRAIMNLPLGSTELLIPAVMVNLLGKEGYYGKPALIGLEEALAIEGLSLHFYGKKETRPYRKMGHFTVVDRDVERALEKALRAKKILKVVSEEGAMCQG; encoded by the coding sequence TTGAAAAAGATCGGTATCATCGGCGGTGGCCAGCTTGGCAAGATGATGACCCTCGAAGCGAAGAAGATGGGTTTTTACGTGATAGTGCTCGATCCAACCCCCAGAAGCCCCGCTGGGCAGGTGGCGGACGAACAGATAGTCGCAGGCTTTTTCGACTCAAAAAGAATTGAAGATCTGGTAAAAGGTTCAGATGTTACCACCTACGATCTTGAACACATCAACGTTCAGACGCTGAAGAAACTCTACGACGAGGGCTACAGAATACATCCCTCTCCGTACACCTTGGAAATCATACAGGATAAGTTCATTCAAAAAGAATTTTTGAAGAAAAACGGCATCCCAGTTCCCAGATACAAACCGGTGAAGGATCTGGAAAGCGACGTCAGGGAGTTCGGTTTCCCTGTTGTTCAAAAGGCGAGAAAAGGAGGATACGACGGCAGAGGTGTGTTCATCATAAAAAACGAAAAAGATCTCGAAAACGCTATAAAAGGCGAGACCTACCTTGAGGAGTTCGTTGAGATAGAGAAAGAACTCGCTGTCATGGTGGCGAGAAACGAAAAAGGAGAAACAGCGTGTTATCCCGTGGTGGAGATGTACTTCGACGAAGATGCGAACATCTGCGATACGGTGATAGCACCTGCCAGAATAGAAGAAAAACATTCGAAGATCGCCAGAGAAATCGCAACGAGTGTTGTAGAGGCGTTAGAAGGTGTCGGTATCTTTGGAATAGAGATGTTTCTCACAAAACAGGGTGAGATACTCGTCAACGAGATCGCTCCACGCCCACACAATTCCGGCCATTACACCATTGAAGCGTGTGTGACGAGCCAGTTCGAACAGCACATAAGGGCGATCATGAACCTGCCTCTCGGATCAACGGAGCTTCTCATCCCCGCGGTGATGGTGAATCTCCTCGGTAAGGAAGGATATTATGGGAAACCCGCCCTCATTGGATTGGAAGAAGCTCTGGCCATAGAAGGTCTTTCGCTTCATTTCTATGGAAAAAAAGAAACCAGACCGTACAGAAAAATGGGACATTTCACGGTGGTGGACAGAGACGTTGAAAGAGCGCTCGAAAAAGCGCTCAGAGCGAAGAAAATACTGAAAGTCGTCTCGGAGGAGGGAGCGATGTGCCAAGGGTAG